The segment GCCAGGCTTTGTGCGCCCGTGGATCATCAATTGTCAGTACTTTCCGCGCCCTGTTTTTTCCCCAGACGCTGTCGATATAAATCCCTTTGTCGCTGGTGCCTGCTCCCGGGCTGTCGTTTTCGATGAGGTCCACGTTGAACAGGCACACGCCTCCGTCCGGATGTTTCATGAGCATGTGCATGAATCCCGTGTCGTAGATCGTTTCCGCGTCGGCGCTCCATGTGACAGTCTCGATCTCCGCATGAACCGGAGCGATACTCACCATGAAGAACGCGACCGATTCCATCAATACAATCAATATTTTTCGCATTGAACACACTCCGGGAGAATTATTGCTCCGATGGTTAAATATGTAAAACCGAATCATATAAGTTTTTAAAAATTACAAACACATAGATTCAGCTGAAAATTCCTCATAAAAAAGAGGGATGCCCGCCTCGCCGTCTCGTTGCTCTGTCGCAGCGGAGCGGGAGGACAATGAATGGGGCTTCATCCCATCATCCAGATTATTATAACAGCCTATTTATAATTCATATAATCTGCAAGCGGCGCATCGGCATGATTGATTACACACGTTGACGGCTTTCCTTTCGCGCCGAGTTTATTGACCGCACGTACGGCAATAGTGTTCCTCCCGGACTGGAGCAGCCATGTCCAGCGGTCGCCGACCTTTTTCCAGCCGGTGTCGTCAACATTGACCTCGTAATGGCTGAAATTGGGTGTGTAGGTTTCAAACCTCAGGAAGAGACGGTCGTTGCCGAATCCCGTTGTCGCATCGACGTGCACCTTGTTGAGGTCGGGCCACATGTCGCGGGGACGGTCGGTCTGCCATGAGTATTTACGGTTCGGCGGCGTCCGGTTGTCGTACCAGTTGATATAGCCGTTCCAAGCCAGACAGCCGCTGTACCCGTGGGTCAGGGGCACCGGATACGGTTTCTCGTACCAGTTGTTTCGAGGCACCATGCGCATGAACCCCGCATTGATCAGACCGGTGAATCCCTCCATCGGTCCGCCGTAAAACTTGTGCTGGGTGAGCGAGCCGCGTTTGACCGGGGGAAGATCGTTTTCCCGGAGCTTTTTCCAGTCGAACATATCGTTCATCCAGTCGAGGGTCTGTCCCGGGAAAAAGTAGTCGAGGTAACGTTTGTGGAGCTCGAGCATACCGAGCGGTTCACAGGTCACGGCATCGTAATTGTATTGATTCACATAATCGGCGTCGAGGAATATCCATTTGCCGTATTCATCGTTCCAGACCTCGACAACTTCGTGGATGGCGCAGTTGACAATCCGGGCCTGCCATCCGTACGCCATGCAGAGACCGCCGAGAACGCTGTTGAAATGGAGGCAGTAACCGCCCGCGCCCGCCTTGTCGATACGGTCGAGAATGCTCTTGGCATCCCATCCCGGAAACTCGGGCATCGGGTCGGAGTGGCGCCACCGTTTTGTAACATCGTCGAGAAGCTTCACCTGTGCATCGAACTGCGTTCTGCTTCCGGCAATGACCTCATCGAGATTTTCACGCTCCCTGATTTCTTTAAATTCGGGGCGGTCCCATTTTTCCCATTCCCAGTTCACCGATGAATATTTAATAGGCGGATTCTCATATTCGACTACATGGATGTTTTTATGGAGTGGGACGCGCTCGAACAGTTCAGCGGTCACCCGGGCTGATTTTATAATCGGGCTTTTCAGGGGATCGTCCGAATACAGAACGGCCTTAAACTGAACATACCGTCTGTTGAGATCGGCTCCACCGGTTTCAAAGTCAAGACGGGGAGTACTGCCGATGAACTGGTATGGTTCCCATTCATCCGAGAAGGGCTGCGGGTTTGTTCCCTTTCGAAAATAATACTCGATTCTGGTTCCTGCGGGGACTTCGGAATCGATGGTCAGTGTCATTTTCCCGATCTCACGGAGCGGTACGATAAAGCTGTCCGAGTCTCCTTTCCAGAGATCGATAACAGGGCTTTCCAGCCATCCCGAGCGGACAAATCGGTCGAGGCTGAGACGGATGCCGTACTCCGCCCTGTCTTTCTGTTCAGCTCCGAATGGGCTCTGTTTCCATGTTTTTCCACCATCGAAGGATTTAAAGGATGATTCACCGACATGGGCCGGATCGCCCCCGCCGTAAATGAATTCATCAGCCCGTGATATCTGGAGTTCCCATCCCTCTTTTTCGGTTTGAGCCTCCGGGCAATACAACTCAATGACATTCTTGCCCTTTTTAAGCCACTGTGCCGGAAATTCACTCCAGCGATACCATTCGACATTTTTCGTGATATCCCATGTCGGAATCTGATTCTCGTTCCCGTTCACCGTGAACCTGAGGGGATATTTTCCTGACCGGTAATTGGGGAGCACGACAATCCATGCCGAATATGCACGCGGATCATCGAGATACAGGATTTTTCGTGCCCTGAAAGCGCCCCAGATGGTATCGGTGTATACTCCTTTTTCACTCTGTCCAGAACCGGGAGCATCGTTCTCGATGAGGTCCATGTTGAATAGACAGACGCCGCCATCAGGATTTTTCATGAGCATGTGCATAAACCCGGTGTCATACACCATTTCG is part of the bacterium genome and harbors:
- a CDS encoding transglutaminase-like domain-containing protein, translated to MKHLTKTVFFLSLILSPGLASLHADTVHTSWGGDTEMVYDTGFMHMLMKNPDGGVCLFNMDLIENDAPGSGQSEKGVYTDTIWGAFRARKILYLDDPRAYSAWIVVLPNYRSGKYPLRFTVNGNENQIPTWDITKNVEWYRWSEFPAQWLKKGKNVIELYCPEAQTEKEGWELQISRADEFIYGGGDPAHVGESSFKSFDGGKTWKQSPFGAEQKDRAEYGIRLSLDRFVRSGWLESPVIDLWKGDSDSFIVPLREIGKMTLTIDSEVPAGTRIEYYFRKGTNPQPFSDEWEPYQFIGSTPRLDFETGGADLNRRYVQFKAVLYSDDPLKSPIIKSARVTAELFERVPLHKNIHVVEYENPPIKYSSVNWEWEKWDRPEFKEIRERENLDEVIAGSRTQFDAQVKLLDDVTKRWRHSDPMPEFPGWDAKSILDRIDKAGAGGYCLHFNSVLGGLCMAYGWQARIVNCAIHEVVEVWNDEYGKWIFLDADYVNQYNYDAVTCEPLGMLELHKRYLDYFFPGQTLDWMNDMFDWKKLRENDLPPVKRGSLTQHKFYGGPMEGFTGLINAGFMRMVPRNNWYEKPYPVPLTHGYSGCLAWNGYINWYDNRTPPNRKYSWQTDRPRDMWPDLNKVHVDATTGFGNDRLFLRFETYTPNFSHYEVNVDDTGWKKVGDRWTWLLQSGRNTIAVRAVNKLGAKGKPSTCVINHADAPLADYMNYK